A stretch of the Clostridium fungisolvens genome encodes the following:
- the mntA gene encoding type VII toxin-antitoxin system MntA family adenylyltransferase antitoxin produces MENDERQVAIDKLNSKEVYDFINQLNISNVIIFGSLNHGEFNEISDVDIAVLNEQKISLDTILDLELFLENLLNRPIDVVDLRSDKLDLFVKINILNYGKILFTNDHGKMFENICDEVDRIYKENENFIYFRRMDVLS; encoded by the coding sequence TTGGAAAATGATGAGAGACAGGTGGCTATTGATAAGCTTAACTCCAAAGAAGTATATGATTTTATAAATCAATTGAATATATCTAATGTGATTATATTTGGAAGCTTAAATCATGGAGAATTTAACGAGATATCGGATGTGGATATTGCTGTGCTCAACGAACAAAAGATATCACTTGACACAATTTTAGATTTGGAGTTATTCTTAGAAAATTTACTTAATAGACCTATAGATGTTGTCGATCTTAGAAGTGATAAGTTGGATTTGTTTGTTAAAATAAATATTTTAAATTATGGTAAAATATTATTTACAAACGACCATGGAAAGATGTTTGAGAATATTTGTGATGAAGTTGACAGAATCTATAAAGAAAATGAAAACTTTATATACTTTAGGAGAATGGATGTATTATCATGA
- a CDS encoding GH25 family lysozyme codes for MYKGIDISNYQTNVDYSRVKNSGIQAAYLKASEGITYKDKMMATHYQGMKAQGILVGFYHFFRARSVENAIDQANFFVEAAKGYSVDLKYACDVETTEGLDKNLLSSCVRTFIDRVKELTGIECIVYTGSYFSKNNLTDLLKGTQLWLAHYTNGTPSWNTNIWDTWSGWQYTASGSVSGIFGPVDMDQFKEDLLTGRTTPPVNPNPPMGQVSGANAVVKNDWFYGRTANGDIEPGRIVEIGDRIKVIDVSYSKQLDLVEYPVPGGTRQTYIRNVVANIGYLNAPIYINGFRQVYDRFSGANIGSVNSENVIVLEDLGNGRLNVVYSTDKGPWTKSGVITR; via the coding sequence ATGTATAAAGGAATTGATATTTCTAATTACCAAACTAATGTTGATTATTCGCGAGTAAAAAATAGTGGAATACAAGCAGCATATCTAAAGGCGTCTGAAGGTATAACTTATAAAGATAAAATGATGGCTACTCATTATCAAGGAATGAAGGCACAAGGGATATTAGTTGGGTTTTATCACTTTTTTAGAGCCAGAAGTGTTGAAAATGCAATAGATCAAGCAAACTTTTTTGTGGAAGCAGCTAAAGGATATAGTGTGGACTTAAAATATGCTTGCGATGTAGAAACAACTGAAGGATTAGATAAAAATCTTTTAAGTAGCTGCGTTAGAACTTTTATTGATAGAGTGAAAGAATTAACAGGAATAGAATGTATAGTATATACAGGAAGTTACTTTTCAAAGAATAACTTAACTGATTTATTGAAAGGTACTCAATTATGGCTAGCTCATTATACTAATGGAACACCTAGCTGGAACACAAATATTTGGGATACCTGGAGTGGGTGGCAATATACTGCATCAGGTTCAGTAAGCGGAATTTTTGGACCTGTTGATATGGATCAATTTAAGGAAGATTTATTGACAGGAAGGACAACACCACCAGTAAATCCAAATCCGCCAATGGGGCAAGTAAGTGGAGCAAATGCAGTTGTAAAAAATGACTGGTTCTATGGGAGAACAGCCAACGGTGATATTGAGCCAGGAAGAATAGTTGAAATAGGGGATAGAATAAAAGTTATTGATGTATCTTACAGTAAGCAGCTTGATTTAGTTGAATACCCTGTACCAGGAGGTACAAGACAAACTTATATAAGGAATGTTGTAGCTAATATTGGCTATTTAAATGCCCCAATTTATATAAATGGATTTAGACAAGTTTACGATAGATTTTCAGGCGCTAATATTGGAAGTGTTAATAGTGAAAATGTTATTGTCTTAGAAGACTTGGGAAACGGGAGATTAAATGTAGTATATAGTACTGACAAAGGTCCGTGGACTAAATCTGGTGTAATAACAAGATAA
- a CDS encoding TetR/AcrR family transcriptional regulator: MQYQKDEIRKSIINQAIKEFNTKGYKAASIRSIAKNSGTSVGNIYKYFASKEDLYESLIGAVYHKVMEYINQFKKVELNDKAEDIFYSLLEKIMEIFDENRVELAILLNKSEGSKYENCKVTFVDFITRVVTEVMEYGLTIQGKKLKDNFIIYLLSYSLVESISIILKEKSEEVEVRKLILNLIDIFYNDIINKLEYF, from the coding sequence ATGCAATATCAAAAGGATGAAATTAGAAAAAGTATTATCAACCAAGCAATAAAAGAATTTAATACTAAGGGATATAAAGCTGCTTCCATTAGGAGCATAGCTAAAAATTCTGGTACTTCAGTTGGTAATATATATAAATATTTTGCTAGTAAAGAGGATCTATATGAAAGCCTTATAGGTGCAGTCTATCATAAAGTTATGGAGTACATAAATCAATTCAAAAAGGTAGAACTTAACGATAAGGCGGAAGATATATTCTATAGCCTTCTGGAAAAGATAATGGAGATATTTGATGAAAATAGAGTTGAGCTAGCCATATTACTTAATAAAAGTGAAGGTTCAAAATACGAAAATTGTAAGGTTACTTTTGTAGATTTTATTACTAGAGTTGTCACAGAGGTAATGGAGTATGGATTAACTATTCAGGGTAAAAAGCTTAAAGATAATTTTATAATATATCTTCTTTCCTACAGTCTTGTTGAGAGTATCTCAATTATATTAAAAGAAAAAAGTGAAGAAGTTGAAGTTCGAAAGTTAATATTAAACCTAATCGATATATTTTACAATGATATAATAAATAAGCTTGAATACTTTTAG
- a CDS encoding flavodoxin domain-containing protein gives MKSLIIYATKYGTVEKASNLIKDKMKDEVVIVNILKQDPPSLIEFDNIILGGSIYIGNIQKKLKQFAINHEEELLMKRVGLFICGGADKEEEKDKELKNAFPAKLYENAICKCSFGYEYKFEKLNFFEKAMIKKITGIKGSVYKLSEDTIEDFTNAMNRTI, from the coding sequence ATGAAAAGTTTAATTATTTATGCTACTAAATATGGTACAGTTGAAAAAGCTTCAAATCTTATAAAAGATAAAATGAAAGATGAAGTAGTTATTGTTAATATTCTTAAACAGGATCCCCCTTCTCTAATTGAATTTGATAACATAATATTAGGTGGGTCAATATATATAGGAAATATACAAAAAAAGTTGAAACAATTTGCAATAAACCATGAAGAAGAGCTCTTAATGAAGCGAGTAGGGCTTTTTATATGTGGAGGCGCTGATAAGGAAGAGGAAAAGGATAAAGAATTAAAAAATGCATTTCCTGCTAAACTATACGAAAATGCTATATGTAAATGCTCTTTTGGTTATGAATATAAGTTTGAAAAATTAAATTTTTTCGAAAAAGCAATGATTAAAAAGATAACAGGAATTAAAGGCAGTGTTTATAAACTTTCAGAAGATACTATAGAAGATTTTACAAATGCTATGAATAGAACTATATAA
- a CDS encoding HepT-like ribonuclease domain-containing protein: protein MNDERLVKIIEDLEECKADINECLEVLEKYKDDELITKLARSSLRQLFVGFHTILEDFCSIALREVRRFKIGISLSDSFKLLRKSDVFDERTYLFLEKSRLVRNRISHRYKEPSHEELLEHIVNNTDKFDVIINISKNFLRKYQ from the coding sequence ATGAATGATGAGAGACTTGTAAAAATAATTGAGGATTTAGAAGAGTGCAAAGCTGACATAAATGAATGTTTAGAGGTACTAGAAAAATATAAAGATGACGAGCTTATAACCAAACTAGCAAGATCAAGCTTGAGACAGTTATTTGTTGGTTTTCATACGATACTAGAAGATTTTTGTTCTATTGCGCTAAGAGAGGTAAGAAGGTTCAAGATAGGTATTTCCTTAAGTGATAGTTTTAAACTTTTAAGAAAAAGTGATGTATTTGACGAAAGAACTTATCTTTTTCTTGAAAAGTCAAGATTAGTAAGGAATCGAATATCACATAGATATAAAGAACCAAGTCATGAAGAGTTACTAGAGCATATCGTAAATAATACAGATAAGTTTGATGTAATAATAAATATATCTAAAAACTTTCTTAGAAAATATCAATAA
- a CDS encoding YitT family protein: MKNKLKDFLLLFTGSVLVALGTYFFLAPNRIAAGGISGIAIIINSLIPKLPIGGLMMCMEIILFLLGILVIGPFFGGKTIFCSFSISGVILILEEVFPNIKPISDDVLIQLIFGVLICGLGMGIVFNQNASTGGTDIIAKIINKYFNISIGNSLLAADIIITIAATSIFGINIGLYSILGVIINCTLIDKVIKTLNTYKQVAIISSQGEEIKRYIMDILERSATIYYAKGAYNNNESEVITTILTRKQFIQLKEYIGSIDDRAFITINEVNEVVGEGFTFS; this comes from the coding sequence ATGAAAAATAAATTGAAAGATTTTTTACTGCTATTTACTGGATCTGTTTTAGTAGCTTTAGGTACCTATTTTTTTCTGGCTCCAAATAGGATTGCTGCAGGGGGAATTAGTGGAATAGCTATTATTATTAACAGCTTAATACCTAAACTTCCTATTGGTGGATTAATGATGTGTATGGAAATAATACTATTTTTATTGGGTATATTGGTGATTGGACCTTTTTTTGGTGGAAAAACAATATTTTGTAGCTTTTCTATTTCTGGGGTTATACTAATCCTGGAAGAAGTATTTCCTAACATTAAACCAATAAGTGATGATGTGCTAATACAGCTGATTTTCGGAGTGCTTATTTGTGGACTAGGTATGGGGATAGTATTTAATCAAAATGCATCTACAGGCGGAACTGATATAATTGCTAAAATAATTAATAAATACTTTAATATATCTATTGGTAACTCACTTCTAGCAGCAGATATTATTATAACTATTGCTGCTACATCAATATTTGGGATTAACATAGGGCTTTATTCAATACTAGGAGTAATAATAAACTGTACTCTTATAGACAAAGTGATTAAAACTTTAAACACATATAAGCAAGTTGCAATAATAAGTTCACAAGGAGAAGAAATCAAAAGATATATAATGGATATACTAGAAAGAAGTGCAACGATTTACTATGCCAAAGGTGCTTATAATAATAATGAAAGCGAAGTTATAACTACGATTCTTACTAGAAAACAGTTTATTCAGTTGAAGGAGTATATTGGAAGTATTGATGATAGGGCTTTTATTACAATTAATGAAGTAAATGAGGTAGTTGGCGAGGGTTTTACTTTTAGTTAG
- a CDS encoding GNAT family N-acetyltransferase: MIIKEFSELNEELINSIRILENVCKEYDGLNGNMFLDNSLNFNKNIKNLFMAYDDDILVSVLYMFIPTKAEAEISAYTHPKYRKRGCFKSLIHRANEEVKRYDIKDLLFVCESKSKDGKETVKNLKTAYDFTEYLLEFNRDSKILTPSELLKIRKASFDDAKQIIDVCVDAFDDSYEVSQSFTMKTLESKDREIYVTELNDVIIGSCSVSYDENDIFLFGFAITKENQGKGMGKETLIKLVEALCKDESKNIFIEVDSGNDIAFNLYKKCGFEIKTAFEYHRMNIE, translated from the coding sequence TTGATAATAAAAGAATTTAGTGAACTAAATGAGGAATTAATAAATTCTATAAGAATTTTAGAAAATGTTTGTAAAGAATATGACGGTTTAAACGGGAATATGTTTTTAGATAACTCATTAAACTTTAACAAAAATATAAAAAACTTATTTATGGCATATGATGATGATATTTTAGTAAGTGTTTTATATATGTTTATTCCAACTAAGGCTGAAGCAGAGATATCAGCATATACACATCCTAAATATAGGAAAAGAGGATGTTTTAAATCTTTGATTCATAGAGCAAATGAAGAGGTTAAGAGATATGATATTAAAGATTTATTATTTGTTTGTGAAAGTAAGTCAAAGGATGGAAAAGAAACTGTAAAGAACCTTAAGACTGCTTATGATTTTACAGAATACCTTTTGGAATTTAATAGAGACAGTAAAATATTAACACCATCAGAGTTGCTTAAGATTAGAAAAGCATCTTTTGATGATGCTAAACAAATCATTGATGTTTGTGTTGATGCCTTTGATGATAGTTATGAAGTTTCTCAAAGTTTTACAATGAAAACTTTAGAATCCAAAGATAGAGAAATTTATGTAACAGAATTAAATGATGTGATTATTGGTTCATGCTCTGTAAGTTACGATGAAAATGATATATTCTTATTTGGGTTTGCGATTACTAAGGAGAATCAAGGTAAGGGGATGGGAAAGGAGACTTTAATAAAATTAGTTGAAGCTTTATGTAAGGATGAAAGCAAAAACATTTTTATTGAAGTAGATAGTGGTAATGATATAGCATTTAATTTGTATAAAAAATGTGGCTTTGAGATAAAAACTGCTTTTGAATACCATAGAATGAATATAGAATGA
- a CDS encoding alanyl-tRNA editing protein — MTEKLFYKDPYICEANCEIERILDKGDKFEIVLKSTPFYPEGGGQPNDLGYIDDIEVSYVYEEDDVIYHVVDRKPEGSVVKCKVDYERRVDHIQQHSGEHLLSAAFFKLFKVSNAGFHLGEDYVTVDMEFKDATEEMIKNVEKEVNLYVFKNEPIKTYFLSKEEALKLPLRKEIKAEGNIRMVQMGENTDFSACCGTHANRTGEIGLVKIIKYEKYKGMTRVYFKCGYRALKDYQVKHDYIVELTRTFSADPSEISNKIKNQKEEVIELKKKIGSLYASIASNKAQELLDSATNKFILAQYENEGFELMEKIYDELKEKDFILILSTLKDKKLILCQNGRFDFDCGKVFKETLKDFGGRGGGNANRAQASFEDKNLLNKYIEYLKENL; from the coding sequence ATGACTGAAAAATTATTTTATAAAGATCCATATATATGCGAAGCAAATTGCGAAATTGAAAGAATTTTAGATAAAGGAGATAAATTTGAAATTGTGCTTAAAAGCACTCCGTTTTATCCAGAAGGCGGAGGACAGCCCAATGATTTGGGATATATTGATGATATTGAAGTAAGTTATGTATATGAAGAAGATGATGTAATATATCACGTAGTTGATAGAAAACCGGAAGGAAGTGTAGTCAAATGCAAAGTTGATTACGAGAGAAGAGTGGACCATATCCAACAACACTCAGGAGAACACCTATTGTCAGCTGCTTTTTTTAAGCTTTTTAAAGTATCCAATGCAGGATTCCATCTAGGAGAAGATTATGTAACTGTTGATATGGAATTTAAAGATGCTACTGAAGAAATGATAAAGAATGTAGAAAAAGAAGTTAACTTATATGTATTTAAGAATGAACCTATCAAAACATATTTTTTATCAAAGGAGGAGGCTCTAAAGCTTCCGCTTAGAAAAGAGATAAAAGCTGAAGGAAATATAAGAATGGTACAAATGGGTGAAAACACTGATTTTAGTGCTTGTTGTGGAACTCACGCAAACAGGACTGGGGAGATTGGTCTTGTAAAAATAATAAAATATGAAAAGTACAAAGGAATGACTAGAGTCTATTTTAAATGTGGGTACAGAGCATTAAAAGATTATCAAGTAAAGCATGACTATATAGTTGAATTAACTAGAACTTTTTCTGCTGATCCGTCAGAGATAAGTAATAAGATAAAGAATCAGAAGGAAGAAGTTATAGAACTTAAAAAGAAGATTGGAAGTTTGTATGCTAGCATAGCTTCAAATAAAGCTCAAGAGCTTCTTGATAGTGCCACTAATAAATTTATATTAGCTCAATATGAAAATGAAGGTTTTGAGCTCATGGAAAAAATATATGATGAGCTTAAAGAAAAAGATTTTATCTTAATTTTGAGTACTTTAAAAGATAAAAAATTAATACTATGCCAAAACGGAAGGTTTGATTTTGACTGTGGAAAGGTTTTTAAAGAAACCTTGAAGGATTTTGGAGGCAGAGGCGGCGGAAATGCTAATAGGGCTCAAGCAAGCTTTGAAGATAAAAACTTACTTAATAAATATATAGAGTATTTAAAAGAAAATCTTTAA
- a CDS encoding TetR/AcrR family transcriptional regulator: MGIQDRRERERQEKKELILNAAKDIINTEGIDSVTVRKIADKIEYTAPIIYHYFKDKDEIIDCIMREGYKKIIESISIMEDIDGEPASRLEVALRNYINMALKMKEEYRNLLLNSSPNVLQHTSVLFEGASKERKAIGILCKCIESLWNESDIDKSKIEVTAQIIWTSTFGLIIRLMIEDFITIEQKEKLINCHIEAVFKILKY; encoded by the coding sequence ATGGGTATTCAAGATAGAAGAGAAAGAGAAAGGCAAGAAAAGAAAGAGCTTATATTAAATGCAGCAAAAGATATCATAAATACAGAAGGAATTGACAGTGTTACTGTAAGAAAAATAGCAGATAAAATAGAGTATACTGCACCAATTATATATCATTACTTTAAGGATAAAGATGAGATAATTGACTGCATAATGAGAGAAGGATATAAGAAGATTATTGAGTCTATATCAATTATGGAAGATATCGATGGTGAACCTGCAAGTAGACTAGAAGTTGCATTAAGAAATTATATCAATATGGCTTTAAAAATGAAAGAGGAATATAGAAATTTGCTTTTGAATAGCTCACCAAATGTGCTTCAACATACGTCAGTTCTATTTGAAGGGGCGTCAAAAGAACGGAAAGCCATAGGGATACTATGTAAGTGTATAGAAAGCTTATGGAATGAAAGTGATATTGATAAAAGTAAAATAGAAGTTACAGCTCAAATCATATGGACATCAACCTTTGGGCTAATAATAAGGCTTATGATTGAGGATTTTATTACTATTGAGCAAAAAGAAAAACTTATTAATTGTCATATTGAAGCAGTTTTCAAAATATTAAAATATTAA
- a CDS encoding ABC transporter permease: MKKTFFKNLFRDIRKTLSRFLSIVIIIAVGVSFYAGVRATSPDMKASADSYFSSNNLMDFKLISTLGLTKDDLEEVKKQKGVTAAEGSYSLDAVIVKEDHSLVLNINTLPSESGINSIKLVEGRRPNNNTEAIAEDRFLKENNLKIGDKIKLQSGNDTNIEDKLNNTEFEIVGSAKSPIYASGQRQLSSVGNGSVRGFVYILPEVFKSEVFTEIYVRAESAESKNSLLNNEKYKEVISSLEKDFKTLGLKRSEVRYADVMKTAEDKLKEAEDKLNSSKQEAADKFADAHKKLEDGRIKLDQGKAELKKNEDLYNKKISDGEKQIADGKKAIQDGETKLNESSAEIENGKIAIAAGKKQLEDGLLKISEGKKLAADGISNGMQAQLTTLKESLDKDPTNPMLIMQYNTLNQAFNNGIKGKDFDSMYGFLNSSGMLAQMPNAKELTDTKAKFDSGIAEINTQKAVITTKENELLSGEKQLLAGRSELESSKKKIADAEVELNKGKAEGITKLNDAKKKLADGEKDLEENTLKLKDEEDKANNKIKDAENEIQKNRDKLKEIKNPEWYVLGRSQNVGYENYRQDSDRIDNIGKAFPLIFFLVAALVSLTTMTRMVQENRIEIGTFKALGYSRAAIVAHYLIYSLSASVLGSVIGVSFGFKLFPPLIMNAYTSLYAIPNSLTPFNTILAVEACLIAILFTTVAAVAATLDELREVPASLLRPKPPKSGKKILLEQLPFIWKRLSFTRKVTARNIFRYKQRFFMTVIGIAACTGLMITGYGLKDGILGAVEKQFNDIYIYDMQTSLTQNVDNDEKKNIEEKIASNQNIKSILFTYSKNATIKKADSSNEDAYIVVPEKSDTLNNYINLSKKGKKLQLTDDGVIITEKLSKLVNKKVGDVIEITVNDKVMKAKVAAITEHYVQHYIYMSSNYYKELSGEDVKYSGFFALIKDKSKDTENKLAEDFNTIDKVGSTSFKNSTHLDFNKSMNSINSVVLILIASAGVLAFVVIYNLTNINISERRRELATIKLLGFYNHELAAYIYRENMILTVIGSIAGIAVGILINNFVVSAAETNVIMFLRTIKPIYFLYSVLLTIMFSIIVNLAMYKRFDKIDMIESLKNAE, encoded by the coding sequence ATGAAAAAGACATTTTTTAAAAATTTATTCAGAGATATTAGAAAAACACTTTCAAGATTTTTATCAATAGTTATCATAATAGCAGTTGGTGTATCTTTTTATGCAGGTGTAAGAGCTACTAGTCCAGATATGAAAGCATCAGCAGATTCATATTTTAGTAGCAATAATTTGATGGACTTTAAACTTATTTCAACGCTGGGACTTACCAAGGATGATTTGGAAGAGGTGAAAAAGCAAAAAGGTGTAACAGCAGCAGAAGGTTCTTATTCTCTTGATGCTGTTATTGTGAAAGAAGATCACTCATTAGTATTGAATATAAATACTCTTCCATCAGAAAGTGGAATTAATTCAATAAAACTGGTTGAGGGGAGAAGACCTAATAACAATACTGAGGCTATAGCTGAAGATAGATTTCTAAAGGAAAACAATCTTAAGATTGGTGACAAAATTAAACTACAATCAGGTAATGATACAAATATAGAAGACAAGTTAAACAATACTGAATTTGAAATAGTGGGGTCAGCAAAATCCCCTATATATGCTTCAGGTCAAAGACAATTAAGCTCCGTAGGAAATGGTTCAGTTAGAGGATTTGTATATATACTACCTGAAGTATTCAAAAGTGAGGTTTTTACAGAAATATATGTGAGAGCTGAAAGTGCAGAATCAAAAAACAGTCTTTTAAATAATGAAAAGTATAAAGAAGTGATATCAAGTTTAGAAAAAGATTTTAAGACTCTTGGATTAAAAAGAAGCGAAGTCAGATATGCGGATGTGATGAAAACTGCTGAGGATAAGCTGAAAGAAGCAGAAGATAAGCTAAATAGTTCGAAACAGGAAGCAGCAGATAAATTTGCTGATGCTCATAAAAAACTGGAAGATGGAAGAATTAAACTTGATCAAGGTAAAGCTGAACTTAAGAAAAACGAAGATTTATACAATAAGAAAATCTCTGATGGAGAAAAACAAATAGCAGATGGAAAAAAAGCAATTCAAGATGGGGAAACAAAGCTTAATGAAAGTTCTGCTGAAATTGAGAATGGGAAAATTGCAATAGCTGCAGGAAAAAAACAACTTGAGGATGGATTACTAAAGATAAGTGAAGGTAAAAAGTTAGCTGCTGATGGTATTTCTAATGGAATGCAAGCACAGTTAACAACATTAAAAGAAAGTTTAGACAAAGATCCTACAAATCCAATGCTAATCATGCAATATAACACTTTAAATCAGGCTTTTAATAATGGAATAAAAGGTAAAGACTTTGATTCAATGTATGGTTTCTTAAACAGTAGCGGAATGTTAGCTCAAATGCCTAACGCAAAGGAACTTACAGATACTAAAGCTAAATTTGACAGTGGAATTGCTGAGATTAATACTCAAAAAGCAGTTATTACAACGAAAGAAAATGAACTTCTTTCAGGAGAAAAACAGCTCTTAGCTGGTAGAAGTGAACTAGAAAGCAGCAAGAAAAAAATTGCTGATGCTGAAGTGGAGCTTAATAAAGGTAAAGCTGAAGGCATTACAAAGCTAAATGATGCTAAAAAGAAGCTTGCAGATGGTGAAAAAGATTTAGAAGAAAATACTTTAAAACTAAAAGACGAAGAAGATAAAGCAAACAATAAAATAAAAGACGCAGAAAATGAAATACAAAAGAATAGAGATAAGTTAAAGGAAATAAAGAATCCAGAATGGTATGTACTAGGAAGATCTCAAAATGTAGGGTATGAAAATTATAGACAGGATAGTGATAGAATCGATAATATCGGAAAAGCTTTTCCTTTGATATTTTTCTTGGTCGCTGCCCTTGTGAGCCTCACTACAATGACCAGAATGGTTCAAGAAAATAGAATAGAAATAGGTACTTTTAAGGCATTAGGTTATTCAAGAGCAGCCATTGTTGCCCATTATTTAATTTATTCTTTATCAGCCAGTGTACTAGGAAGTGTAATCGGAGTTTCTTTTGGGTTTAAATTATTCCCTCCACTTATAATGAATGCATATACTTCACTTTATGCAATACCAAATTCATTAACTCCATTTAACACTATCTTAGCAGTAGAAGCTTGTTTGATTGCTATATTATTTACAACTGTGGCTGCAGTTGCAGCTACATTAGATGAACTTAGAGAAGTTCCAGCATCACTACTTAGACCTAAACCACCTAAGTCTGGTAAAAAGATTTTGCTTGAACAACTACCTTTTATATGGAAAAGATTGAGCTTTACAAGAAAGGTAACTGCTAGAAATATATTTAGATATAAGCAGAGATTTTTCATGACAGTTATTGGAATCGCTGCCTGTACTGGACTTATGATAACAGGCTATGGATTAAAGGATGGAATACTTGGTGCGGTAGAAAAGCAATTTAACGATATCTATATTTATGATATGCAAACCTCCCTTACTCAAAATGTAGATAACGATGAGAAAAAGAATATTGAAGAAAAAATTGCTAGCAACCAAAACATTAAATCCATACTTTTTACTTATTCTAAGAATGCCACAATTAAGAAGGCTGATTCATCTAATGAAGATGCATATATAGTTGTTCCTGAGAAAAGTGATACACTAAATAACTATATAAATCTTTCTAAGAAAGGTAAAAAACTTCAACTTACCGATGATGGTGTTATAATTACTGAAAAGTTATCAAAGCTAGTTAATAAAAAGGTCGGAGATGTGATTGAAATAACTGTTAATGATAAGGTAATGAAGGCTAAGGTTGCTGCAATAACAGAACATTATGTTCAGCACTATATATATATGAGTTCAAATTATTATAAAGAACTTTCGGGGGAAGATGTTAAGTATAGTGGATTTTTTGCATTAATTAAAGATAAGTCCAAGGATACTGAAAACAAGCTAGCAGAAGATTTTAATACTATTGATAAGGTTGGATCCACAAGCTTCAAAAATAGTACTCACCTTGATTTTAATAAGAGCATGAACAGTATAAATTCAGTTGTATTAATACTTATAGCATCAGCAGGTGTTCTTGCTTTTGTTGTCATTTATAATTTAACTAATATTAATATAAGTGAGAGAAGAAGAGAGCTTGCTACCATAAAATTGCTTGGATTTTATAATCATGAGCTTGCGGCATATATATACAGAGAAAACATGATATTAACTGTAATAGGAAGTATTGCTGGTATAGCAGTAGGAATACTTATTAATAATTTTGTTGTATCTGCAGCAGAAACTAATGTAATAATGTTTTTAAGAACTATAAAGCCGATTTATTTCTTATATTCTGTGTTATTAACAATAATGTTCTCTATTATAGTCAATTTAGCTATGTATAAAAGATTTGATAAAATAGATATGATTGAATCATTAAAGAATGCAGAATAA
- a CDS encoding ABC transporter ATP-binding protein: MGSFIELKNVRKSYTMGEVVIKAVDDVSFSIEKGEFVIVLGASGAGKSTILNLLGGMDHVTEGKIYVDDNEISSYNTKMLTKYRREDIGFVFQFYNLVQNLNAVENVELAVEICKEPMNPVEVLKNVGLEHRINNFPSQLSGGEQQRVSIARALAKNPKLLLCDEPTGALDYNTGKSILKLLSDTSKKYNMTVIVITHNTAIAPIADKIITVKSGKVESVKTNSNPVPIESIEW, from the coding sequence ATGGGGAGTTTTATCGAGTTAAAAAATGTTAGAAAAAGTTATACCATGGGTGAAGTAGTAATTAAAGCAGTTGACGATGTTTCCTTTTCTATTGAAAAAGGGGAATTTGTCATTGTACTTGGTGCCAGCGGGGCAGGTAAGTCTACTATCCTTAATCTTCTAGGTGGAATGGATCATGTGACTGAAGGGAAGATTTATGTAGATGATAATGAAATAAGCAGTTACAATACTAAAATGTTGACAAAGTATAGAAGAGAAGATATTGGATTTGTATTTCAATTCTATAATTTAGTGCAAAACCTAAATGCTGTAGAAAATGTTGAACTTGCTGTTGAAATATGCAAAGAACCAATGAATCCAGTAGAAGTACTTAAGAATGTGGGGCTTGAACATAGAATAAACAATTTCCCTTCTCAGCTTTCTGGAGGAGAACAACAAAGAGTGTCAATAGCAAGAGCTCTTGCAAAGAATCCAAAGCTGTTACTTTGTGACGAACCAACAGGTGCATTAGACTATAATACGGGTAAATCAATATTAAAACTTCTTTCTGATACCTCTAAAAAATACAATATGACTGTAATAGTAATTACACATAATACAGCTATAGCACCAATTGCTGACAAAATAATAACTGTTAAAAGTGGTAAGGTTGAAAGTGTTAAAACTAATTCAAATCCGGTGCCAATAGAAAGCATTGAGTGGTAA